Part of the bacterium genome, CCGCTCCACGGCCACGCGATCCGCGCCGAGCTCCACGAGCGGATCCCCGGCTTCAAGGCCGACCCGGGGGCGATCTACCGCACGCTGCAGGCGCTGGAGGCGGACGGCGAGGTGACGTTCCACTGGGACACCGACACGCGCGGCCCGGCGCGCAAGGTCTACCGCCTCACCGCCGCCGGCTGGAAGCGGCTCGACTACTGGCGCGACGACATCGAGCGGCGGCTCGCCTTCCTCCGCGCCTTCCTCGCCGGCCTCAAGCGCGCGCAGGAGAAGCGGAAGCCCGCCGCGAAGTGAGGCCTCCGCTACCGCCGCCGCGCGGCCGCGCCGCGAGACGGCCGCCGGCGTCCGCCGTCTAGCGCGACGTCTCCGGCGCGGCCTCGCGTTCCGGTCCCCACAACCCGACCGGAATGCCCGCCTCGCGGCAGGCGCGCGTTCCGCGCGCGCAGAGGATCAGGAAGGCCACGACGTTGAGCGGCATGACGAACATGAACAGCGCCCAGACGATGGCCATCGGCGAGCGCAGCGCCGAGGCGACGCGGTAGGCGCAGACCGCCGCCGCGGCGCTCGGGACGATCGTCGCGAGGCTCCAGAGGAACACCGCCACGCGGACCATCGCCGCGTCCGCGAAAGCGCCGCGCGGGGCGAGCGATAGGATGAACGCGCCGCCGAGCGCGACGACGATCTGCACGCTGAACCAGAGCGCGAAGTACCGCTGCCACGACGCGAGCCGCGCCGGCTCGTCGGTCATCTTCCGCCGCTTCGTCATTTGTCCCCCGTTCCCGCGGCCGAACCGACGCGGCCCCCGCCGCCCGGATCGCCGCGCTCTCCCCGCTCCGCCCGCCGTCGCTTCGA contains:
- a CDS encoding PadR family transcriptional regulator is translated as MPPSNRHARHLPAFVLLALTDGPLHGHAIRAELHERIPGFKADPGAIYRTLQALEADGEVTFHWDTDTRGPARKVYRLTAAGWKRLDYWRDDIERRLAFLRAFLAGLKRAQEKRKPAAK